The genomic interval TCATCTTTCGGGTGGTCTGCCCGCCCTCTCAATCGTCGGGCTGCCGGAAACCGGCGTCCGGGAGAGTCGTGAGCGCGTTCGCAGCGCCCTGCTAAATGCCGGCTTCGAATTCCCCGCCCGTCGTATCACTATCAACCTGGCGCCTGCCGATTTGCCTAAAGAGGGCGGCCGCTTTGATCTACCCATCGCCCTCGGCATTCTTGCCGCCTCGGGCCAGATTCCCGCCGATAGTCTGTCTGCCCACGAATTCGTGGGAGAGTTGTCTCTGGACGGAGCGCTTCGCCCGCTGAATGGTGTCTTGCCGTCCGTACTGGCTGCCCGGGCTGATGGCCGGGCGCTTTTGGTGCCCCAGGCCAATGCCGCTGAAGCGGCCCTGGCCAGCCAGGGCGAGGTTCTGGCGGCGGGGCACCTGTTGGCGGTGGTTGAGCATCTAACCGCCCGTGCCCGGCTGGTGCCGGTGGCCAGGGCTCCGCGTACGCCAGCATCGGAATCTGGCCGCGAGCTCCCGGATCTGGCCGATGTTTGTGGCCAGAATGTGCCCCGGCGAGCCTTGGAAGTGGCCGCCGCCGGCAATCACAACCTGCTGTTCTTTGGTCCGCCGGGCACTGGTAAGAGTATGTTGGCTAGCCGATTGCCCGGCATTCTGCCGGATCTGGAGGATGACGCCGCGATGGAAGTCGCCAGTGTTCATTCCGTTGCGGGTCTGGCCCTGGCTACGGACGACTGGCACAGCCCGCCCTATCGGGCGCCCCATCACACCGCCTCGGCAATTGCCATGGTCGGTGGTGGCAGTAGCCCGAGGCCTGGTGAAATCTCCCTGGCGCATCGGGGCGTACTGTTTCTGGACGAGTTACCGGAGTTTGAACGCCGGGTCCTGGAAGTGCTGCGTGAACCCATGGAAACCGGGGAAATCGCCATCAGCCGGGCCGCTCGCCAGGTTCGGTTTCCAGCCAGATTTCAGGTGGTTGGTGCGATGAATCCATGCCCCTGTGGCTACAGTGGTCATCCGAGCATCGAATGCCAGTGTACGCCGCAACAGGTGTTGCGCTATCGGTCGAAGATTTCCGGGCCATTGCTGGACCGCTTCGA from Marinobacter sp. LA51 carries:
- a CDS encoding YifB family Mg chelatase-like AAA ATPase; this translates as MLAIVHSRASVGVSAPAVTVEVHLSGGLPALSIVGLPETGVRESRERVRSALLNAGFEFPARRITINLAPADLPKEGGRFDLPIALGILAASGQIPADSLSAHEFVGELSLDGALRPLNGVLPSVLAARADGRALLVPQANAAEAALASQGEVLAAGHLLAVVEHLTARARLVPVARAPRTPASESGRELPDLADVCGQNVPRRALEVAAAGNHNLLFFGPPGTGKSMLASRLPGILPDLEDDAAMEVASVHSVAGLALATDDWHSPPYRAPHHTASAIAMVGGGSSPRPGEISLAHRGVLFLDELPEFERRVLEVLREPMETGEIAISRAARQVRFPARFQVVGAMNPCPCGYSGHPSIECQCTPQQVLRYRSKISGPLLDRFDLHVEVPVQSGDILMGQAGGGESSAVVRSRVAQARARQNKRKQQNSALGGRALQEVCRLDADGERLLTGAMEKLGLSARALHRILRVARTLADLDGAEHLAHSHLVEALGYRQLDRQHGQSALVSS